A single window of Paenibacillus sp. SYP-B4298 DNA harbors:
- a CDS encoding glycosyltransferase — translation MAHIIMLTIGSGGDLYPFFRMGSVLQQHGHRVTLVTHCIYEQESMKRGFAFMPFDTTAQYQLMMNADIQVQVQNPASGIDFTRKYLLPRMEDNARRIAELYDGAETLLIGHYMIHVLAQMIAERLRIPYVTVFLAPSFLEGAQTSSTMSRYFGQEINGIRQRFELAPVRNWERLMEDYSHGVAFWPHWFGDTAERERITKAGFLLHENEEEIPAAYRSQIVEERPVLITHATTPPISPAFFQASIEACETLGLPAIVVTRHVDVVPQRLPAGILHVDRLPFSKIMPSVRLLIHHGGIGTLGQALQAGIPQLILGNGFDRPRNAGYVSGLGAGGYLPISRWNKDDVSAAIQQLLDQPQVQEACQVASCRMRDSDPDKLVVDIVARALEGTPTRSGELQYGEPQQTTDSLHETIELLQGLTPEHRRQLMAKLVARKAKA, via the coding sequence ATGGCACATATCATAATGTTAACGATCGGCTCCGGCGGTGATCTGTACCCGTTCTTTCGTATGGGCAGCGTCCTGCAGCAGCACGGGCATCGGGTCACCTTGGTGACCCATTGCATCTATGAGCAGGAATCGATGAAGCGTGGGTTTGCCTTTATGCCATTTGATACTACTGCACAATATCAGCTCATGATGAACGCGGACATTCAGGTGCAGGTACAGAATCCTGCATCGGGGATTGATTTCACGCGAAAGTATCTGCTCCCCAGAATGGAAGACAATGCGAGGAGGATAGCGGAGCTCTATGATGGCGCTGAGACGCTGCTCATCGGCCATTACATGATCCATGTGCTTGCCCAGATGATCGCTGAGCGCCTGCGCATTCCTTATGTGACCGTGTTTCTCGCGCCAAGCTTTCTGGAAGGGGCACAGACCTCATCGACGATGAGCCGCTATTTTGGACAGGAGATCAATGGCATTCGGCAGCGATTCGAGCTTGCCCCGGTGCGCAACTGGGAGCGCTTGATGGAGGATTACAGCCATGGAGTGGCCTTCTGGCCCCATTGGTTTGGCGACACAGCGGAACGTGAGCGCATCACTAAAGCAGGCTTTCTGCTCCATGAGAATGAGGAAGAAATTCCCGCTGCCTACCGCAGTCAAATCGTCGAGGAACGTCCCGTCTTAATTACGCATGCGACTACGCCGCCCATCTCGCCTGCCTTCTTCCAAGCTAGCATCGAGGCATGCGAGACGTTGGGGTTGCCAGCTATCGTCGTTACCCGGCATGTCGATGTTGTTCCACAGCGCCTGCCTGCGGGTATCCTGCATGTGGATCGGCTGCCGTTCTCCAAGATCATGCCCAGCGTGAGGCTGCTTATCCATCACGGCGGGATCGGAACACTCGGGCAAGCGTTGCAGGCGGGCATACCGCAACTCATTCTCGGCAACGGCTTCGACCGGCCACGCAATGCTGGCTATGTATCGGGTCTGGGAGCGGGCGGGTACCTGCCCATCTCGCGCTGGAACAAGGATGATGTGTCCGCTGCCATACAGCAACTGCTCGATCAGCCCCAAGTGCAGGAAGCGTGCCAAGTCGCCTCCTGCCGCATGCGAGACAGCGACCCGGACAAGCTGGTGGTGGACATCGTGGCCCGGGCACTGGAAGGGACACCGACACGATCCGGTGAGCTTCAGTATGGAGAACCGCAGCAGACAACGGACAGCCTGCATGAGACGATCGAGCTCCTGCAAGGCTTGACCCCGGAGCACAGACGGCAGCTCATGGCGAAGCTCGTGGCGCGCAAGGCCAAGGCATAA
- a CDS encoding LLM class flavin-dependent oxidoreductase, which translates to MEFCWALPVVATTAYDQLCQAYIDQSQRAERHHFDSVLLSLTPTSVDPFVMGTGIGLNTTSIRILIAQNTNHLLPTYTAKAVNTLNALIGDRVDINVVTGSAALTLSKDGKPDTREVRYARTKEYMDVLQRLRRGITTYTGDFYHLENCNIYPKENPDKRSRYFVAGSSEEAMQAAGEHGDAYILYACDRKSMAAHFRKVRAIAATHARTVTCGVLVDIIARETTGEAWEAARELLEQTPEAVKRLTKLFIDNADSVGLTRYKSLGSDTNYMVDNYLWGGLSVINPSNAVAIVGSYDEVRATLSDFQDAGADYILVASLQSESELERIGNEVVRPLKEEQSKKISCG; encoded by the coding sequence ATGGAATTTTGTTGGGCATTGCCTGTTGTCGCTACCACAGCGTATGATCAGTTATGCCAAGCGTATATCGATCAATCGCAGCGGGCTGAACGCCATCATTTTGATTCGGTGCTGCTCTCGTTAACCCCGACATCCGTTGACCCTTTTGTCATGGGGACAGGCATCGGGCTGAATACGACATCCATCCGTATACTAATTGCCCAAAACACCAACCATCTGCTACCGACGTATACAGCCAAGGCGGTTAATACTTTAAATGCCCTCATCGGCGACCGCGTCGATATTAATGTTGTAACCGGAAGCGCCGCCTTGACACTGAGCAAGGATGGCAAGCCGGACACGCGCGAGGTGCGTTACGCCCGAACGAAGGAATACATGGATGTGCTTCAACGGTTAAGGCGAGGGATCACTACCTATACAGGCGATTTCTATCATCTGGAAAATTGCAACATCTATCCCAAAGAAAACCCGGACAAACGTTCTCGCTATTTCGTAGCTGGCAGCTCCGAGGAGGCGATGCAGGCCGCAGGAGAGCATGGCGACGCCTATATTCTGTACGCCTGTGATCGTAAGTCGATGGCCGCCCACTTTCGCAAGGTAAGGGCGATCGCCGCTACCCATGCACGAACCGTTACATGCGGCGTGCTTGTCGATATTATTGCCAGGGAGACCACCGGGGAAGCATGGGAGGCCGCTCGCGAGCTGTTGGAGCAGACACCCGAAGCTGTAAAGCGGTTAACGAAGCTATTTATAGATAATGCGGATTCAGTTGGCCTGACCCGATACAAATCGCTAGGCAGCGACACCAACTACATGGTGGACAACTATTTGTGGGGAGGTCTGAGTGTCATCAATCCCTCTAATGCCGTTGCGATCGTAGGAAGCTACGATGAGGTGCGTGCAACGCTATCGGATTTTCAGGATGCTGGAGCCGATTATATTCTTGTGGCCTCCCTGCAAAGCGAATCGGAGCTGGAAAGGATCGGGAACGAGGTCGTCCGACCTCTGAAGGAGGAACAGAGCAAGAAAATAAGCTGCGGCTAA
- a CDS encoding HAD-IIIC family phosphatase, translating to MMSPQPFLTDHLTFMDLIDFRSSEQPHKTAFTFIEDDQELNISYRQLKERSSQLAAALRSYTRPGDKVLILHQPGADYVYSFFGCLYAGCTAVPAYPPLTKRYAERVRLIAADCHARVALVSERWSQRMNQTFCEESLLYLNTDPYINGAIEESELARQDGSELAFIQYTSGSTSKPKGVMVSHQNLIHNSEAIRQGFQLSEESTGVLWLPPYHDMGLIGGILQPIFTGFHMVLLAPNDFVQQPMRWLSAVSKYRATVSGGPNFAYDLCIQKIPPHELHTLDLSTWDVAFTGAEQIQAQVMRDFHAKFTACGFREQAFYSCYGLAESTLFVTGGIPGEGMMTLPVNREKLIEGFAEVEQTPLASTAEYVACGSSYQGQQLHIVHPQTGMPLEDGVIGEVWVSSASKALGYLNQPEQTAETFHATLGDGSPGEYVRTGDLGFLMQGRLFITGRVKEMIIIRGKNYFPADMEWHIEQANEHFIPDGCAAFSVSQQGNEQLVIVQELSRHYRLADTAPLANTIRSVLASQFGIQPYEIVFVKQGGLQKTSSGKKMRNACKEHYQSGLLRIIAGHRRAEDTLDVPDSSIHSVHSDRQRVEVAELAGMSQAEQLEGCIDYVRTHAAHRFRLSPSLIQLQSSLLEMGFDSISAVEFQYQVEVDLGIKLSLELLLSAEATVESVAAAIVQRLGETSSPLKRQVVERMDGNAFPLSEDQQRLWFVEQLRPGQATLHIPVGVRIIGSLDPQRLYEGMLEYVQLHETLRTAIDTSDGGMRQYLTEGCCLENAWLYEDLEAHEAHDGISYEKVSQDIIGRPFDLANGPLFRCAVLRLSSQEHILLFVIHHLISDLKSAFLALYGILSHYHPSTTGASKDSSVRYMDFLQWRQHKQAEAEYTRQLHYWEDQLKDAPLLLELPPDYERPAVSRHMGGQYTFHLSSQLSERIRMFSQQQGVTPYVTLLSAYIAFVNLLTESRDFIIGTPVDGRRIRELEEAIGFYAQPLPLRIRLESEPVPFLQLLAIARQSVLQTLENQDISFSKIVEMVNPERTMSYNPVIQVMFSYLALGRPAGLPAEWKLHPQPLHTGVTEFDFFLTLIDHGDRMSAAIAFNTELFELSRVEAFADLYMEIIQASIASPEKSVREWELPRMAWLRHQQKQEPVPIQIVSTFTSQFVEDALAFWLKELGMRTTIGFAPYNQVFQQLLQPDSELARSKEGIRIVLVRLSDFRSNEDSSLGEGAEADECLLTNVHQLAAALEQHNRQAPGTCIVAICPEPPESQERKASLWSTLEGVIVERIASLPGVYLLHSHQLSAGLTHADYYDEYAEKMSHTPYTYPYFACIGTALARTISSVLTAPKKVMVLDCDYTLWSGVCAEDGAEGVVLDDRSLYLQHFVLEQHRHGMLICLCSKNAEHDVWRVLESREDMLLRKEHVAAYRMNWEAKSSNLASLAEELGLSLDSFIMLDDNPVECAEIEANCPDVFVIHVQERWPGFRSKLERLWVFDQAQLSEEDRRRNQMYRENALRQEFIQSLQQEHMSYESFMSQLQLEVNCTRLEPEQIPRISQLTYRTNQFNSTGLRQREEDLLQLLQHHEEHCLAVHVRDRFGDYGWVGAVFYQQQDAAMIVHGWMLSCRVLGKGVEARILEQLRQLATEGTQEMIIHYIPTDRNTPFHQFVRALPGVTEAQGDGAILYHVPLSAPPHYSKADYAASSDKHKQAPILLPQVRAARRAAVSSNRASSLLSRLESAEELVMAIQRSHSIRPFAASEGEYVGPRNQTEEIVAAIWRELLQLERISVHDSFFFIGGHSLLAHQVLYRIRDAFGIELSLDVLFQQDFTVAYVSSVIDQHLLEQTDLEELRMMAKELEGLSEEELLQLLHEHSDH from the coding sequence ATGATGTCACCGCAACCATTTCTTACAGATCACCTGACATTTATGGATCTGATCGACTTTCGCAGTAGCGAGCAGCCGCACAAGACCGCTTTTACTTTTATTGAAGATGACCAAGAGCTCAACATTAGCTATCGGCAGTTGAAGGAACGGTCTAGCCAACTGGCGGCAGCACTCAGAAGCTATACCCGGCCGGGAGACAAGGTGCTCATCTTGCATCAGCCTGGTGCAGATTATGTGTACAGCTTTTTCGGATGCCTGTATGCAGGCTGTACAGCCGTTCCTGCTTATCCGCCATTAACGAAGCGGTATGCAGAGAGAGTCCGGTTGATCGCAGCGGACTGTCATGCCCGTGTTGCGCTCGTGTCGGAGCGCTGGAGCCAGCGCATGAACCAGACGTTTTGCGAGGAGTCGCTACTATATTTGAATACCGATCCCTATATTAACGGTGCTATAGAAGAATCAGAGCTTGCGAGGCAGGATGGCTCTGAGCTCGCCTTCATTCAATATACCTCAGGCTCCACCTCCAAGCCCAAGGGCGTTATGGTTAGCCATCAGAACCTGATTCATAACTCCGAGGCAATTCGGCAAGGCTTTCAGCTTTCGGAGGAAAGCACAGGAGTGCTGTGGCTGCCTCCATATCATGATATGGGACTGATTGGCGGTATTCTGCAGCCGATCTTCACCGGCTTCCATATGGTGCTGCTCGCGCCGAATGATTTTGTACAGCAGCCTATGCGCTGGTTATCCGCAGTCTCCAAGTATCGTGCAACGGTGAGCGGGGGGCCGAATTTCGCCTATGATTTATGTATTCAGAAGATTCCCCCGCATGAGCTGCACACACTTGATCTGAGCACATGGGACGTGGCCTTTACCGGCGCAGAGCAGATTCAAGCACAGGTCATGCGCGACTTTCATGCCAAGTTTACCGCTTGCGGCTTTCGAGAGCAAGCCTTCTATTCGTGCTACGGACTGGCTGAATCCACACTCTTCGTCACGGGTGGCATACCGGGAGAAGGGATGATGACACTCCCTGTCAACCGGGAGAAATTAATCGAAGGCTTCGCCGAGGTAGAACAGACTCCCTTAGCGTCCACTGCGGAATATGTGGCCTGCGGCAGCTCCTATCAGGGCCAACAACTGCATATCGTGCATCCGCAGACGGGCATGCCGCTAGAGGATGGCGTTATCGGGGAGGTATGGGTGAGCAGCGCCAGCAAGGCGCTCGGCTACCTGAACCAGCCAGAGCAGACGGCAGAGACCTTCCACGCAACATTAGGAGATGGAAGCCCCGGTGAATATGTGCGCACAGGCGACTTGGGTTTCCTGATGCAAGGCCGACTGTTCATTACTGGCCGAGTGAAGGAAATGATCATTATTCGCGGGAAGAATTACTTCCCGGCCGATATGGAATGGCACATCGAGCAAGCTAATGAGCACTTCATCCCGGACGGCTGTGCAGCGTTCTCGGTGTCACAGCAAGGCAATGAGCAGCTCGTCATTGTCCAGGAGCTGAGTCGGCACTATCGCTTGGCGGATACTGCTCCACTGGCGAATACGATCCGCAGCGTGCTTGCCAGCCAATTCGGCATCCAGCCCTATGAGATAGTCTTCGTCAAGCAGGGCGGACTGCAAAAAACATCCAGTGGCAAAAAAATGCGAAATGCATGCAAGGAGCACTACCAATCCGGACTTCTGCGCATTATTGCCGGTCACAGACGAGCAGAGGATACGCTAGATGTCCCCGATAGCTCTATCCACTCTGTTCACTCGGATCGACAACGGGTGGAGGTGGCTGAGCTCGCGGGTATGTCACAAGCCGAACAGTTGGAAGGGTGCATCGATTACGTGCGCACGCATGCTGCCCATCGCTTCCGTCTCTCCCCTTCTCTCATCCAGCTTCAATCCTCTCTCCTGGAGATGGGATTCGACTCCATCAGCGCAGTGGAATTCCAATACCAAGTAGAGGTAGACCTGGGTATCAAGCTTTCCCTGGAGCTGTTGCTCTCTGCGGAAGCAACGGTTGAGTCAGTTGCCGCTGCCATTGTTCAGCGACTGGGAGAGACCAGCAGTCCACTCAAGAGGCAAGTTGTAGAACGCATGGATGGCAACGCCTTTCCTCTCTCAGAGGATCAGCAGCGACTATGGTTTGTCGAGCAGCTCCGTCCAGGGCAAGCTACATTGCATATTCCGGTAGGTGTTCGCATCATCGGTTCGTTAGATCCGCAGCGCCTCTATGAGGGCATGCTCGAATATGTCCAGCTTCACGAGACGCTGCGGACGGCCATCGACACGAGTGATGGAGGCATGCGGCAATATCTTACTGAGGGCTGCTGTCTGGAGAATGCCTGGCTATATGAAGACCTTGAAGCTCATGAAGCTCATGATGGCATATCCTATGAGAAGGTTAGCCAGGACATCATCGGACGCCCGTTCGATCTGGCCAATGGCCCGTTGTTCCGCTGTGCAGTCCTTCGACTCAGCAGTCAGGAGCATATCTTACTATTCGTCATTCATCATCTCATCTCGGATCTCAAATCCGCCTTTCTGGCACTGTACGGAATTCTCTCTCATTATCATCCTTCCACAACGGGAGCCTCTAAGGATTCTTCGGTTCGTTACATGGATTTCTTGCAGTGGCGGCAGCACAAGCAAGCTGAAGCAGAGTATACCAGGCAGCTTCATTACTGGGAGGACCAGTTGAAGGACGCTCCACTGTTGCTGGAGCTGCCGCCGGATTACGAACGTCCGGCAGTGTCTCGTCATATGGGTGGACAATATACCTTTCATCTGTCCAGCCAATTAAGTGAACGCATACGCATGTTCAGTCAGCAGCAGGGTGTGACTCCATATGTAACGCTGCTCAGCGCCTATATTGCATTCGTCAACCTGCTCACCGAGTCCAGGGATTTCATCATCGGCACCCCGGTCGATGGCCGGAGAATTCGCGAGCTGGAGGAGGCGATCGGCTTCTATGCCCAACCGCTGCCGTTGCGCATTCGCCTGGAGTCCGAGCCGGTGCCTTTCTTGCAGCTCCTAGCCATCGCCAGACAGTCTGTGCTGCAGACATTGGAGAACCAGGACATTTCGTTCTCCAAGATCGTTGAGATGGTCAATCCCGAGCGGACGATGAGCTATAATCCTGTCATTCAAGTCATGTTCAGTTATCTCGCGCTGGGGCGTCCGGCAGGACTGCCAGCGGAGTGGAAGCTTCACCCTCAACCGCTTCATACAGGCGTTACCGAGTTTGACTTCTTTCTTACGCTGATTGACCACGGCGATAGGATGTCGGCTGCTATTGCTTTCAATACCGAGCTGTTCGAGCTGAGTCGCGTGGAAGCCTTCGCCGACCTATATATGGAGATCATACAAGCAAGCATCGCGAGCCCGGAGAAGTCGGTCAGGGAATGGGAGCTCCCCCGTATGGCCTGGCTTCGCCACCAGCAGAAGCAGGAGCCCGTTCCCATCCAGATCGTCTCCACATTCACCTCTCAGTTTGTAGAGGATGCCTTGGCCTTCTGGCTGAAGGAGCTGGGGATGCGGACAACGATTGGCTTCGCACCATATAATCAGGTGTTCCAGCAGCTCTTGCAGCCTGACAGTGAGCTGGCACGGAGCAAGGAGGGTATCCGTATTGTTCTTGTCCGGCTGTCCGACTTTCGTTCAAATGAGGACTCATCACTGGGTGAGGGGGCAGAGGCTGATGAGTGCCTGCTAACCAATGTGCATCAGCTTGCTGCTGCTCTGGAGCAGCACAATCGCCAAGCTCCCGGTACGTGCATCGTAGCCATCTGTCCAGAGCCGCCAGAGAGCCAGGAACGGAAGGCTTCACTCTGGTCGACGCTTGAGGGGGTCATTGTCGAGCGCATCGCCTCACTGCCGGGTGTATACCTGCTGCACTCCCATCAGCTATCCGCAGGCCTCACGCACGCGGACTACTACGATGAGTATGCGGAGAAGATGAGCCATACGCCATATACGTATCCTTACTTCGCGTGTATCGGGACGGCACTCGCCCGCACCATCAGCAGCGTGCTCACTGCCCCCAAAAAAGTAATGGTACTGGATTGCGACTACACACTGTGGTCTGGGGTCTGTGCGGAAGACGGGGCAGAGGGGGTGGTGCTGGATGATAGAAGCCTCTATCTGCAGCATTTCGTTCTGGAGCAGCACAGGCATGGAATGCTCATCTGTCTGTGCAGCAAAAATGCCGAGCATGATGTATGGCGCGTATTGGAGTCGCGTGAGGACATGCTGCTGCGCAAGGAGCATGTGGCGGCCTATCGCATGAATTGGGAGGCCAAGTCGAGCAACCTTGCAAGCCTGGCCGAGGAGCTTGGCCTCAGTCTTGACAGCTTCATCATGCTCGATGATAACCCGGTCGAATGCGCCGAGATCGAAGCGAATTGCCCTGATGTGTTCGTCATTCATGTGCAGGAGCGATGGCCAGGCTTTCGGTCGAAGCTGGAGCGGCTATGGGTGTTTGACCAGGCTCAGCTTAGCGAGGAGGACCGAAGACGCAACCAGATGTATCGGGAGAATGCCCTGCGGCAGGAGTTCATTCAGTCGCTTCAACAGGAGCACATGAGCTATGAGAGCTTTATGTCCCAACTGCAACTGGAGGTCAACTGTACGAGGCTTGAGCCCGAGCAGATTCCACGCATATCGCAGCTAACTTACCGGACGAACCAGTTCAACTCGACCGGCCTTCGTCAAAGGGAGGAGGACCTGCTCCAGCTTCTGCAGCACCATGAGGAGCATTGCCTGGCAGTTCATGTCCGTGATCGCTTCGGTGATTATGGATGGGTAGGCGCTGTATTCTATCAGCAGCAGGACGCTGCGATGATCGTGCATGGCTGGATGCTCAGTTGTCGTGTGCTGGGCAAGGGCGTTGAGGCACGAATACTTGAACAGCTTCGACAATTGGCAACGGAGGGCACGCAGGAGATGATCATCCATTATATCCCCACAGATCGCAATACGCCGTTCCATCAATTTGTCCGTGCGCTGCCTGGGGTAACCGAAGCTCAAGGAGATGGAGCAATTCTCTATCATGTGCCCCTATCAGCGCCACCCCATTATAGCAAGGCGGATTACGCTGCGTCTTCGGACAAGCACAAGCAAGCGCCCATACTACTACCACAGGTCAGAGCTGCACGCCGGGCGGCGGTCAGCTCGAACAGGGCGAGCTCCCTCCTCTCAAGGCTGGAGAGTGCTGAGGAGCTGGTCATGGCCATCCAGCGCTCCCACTCGATAAGGCCGTTCGCCGCCTCTGAGGGTGAGTACGTCGGCCCGAGGAACCAGACGGAGGAAATTGTTGCGGCGATATGGAGAGAGTTGCTGCAGCTCGAACGGATCAGCGTCCATGACTCGTTCTTTTTCATCGGGGGTCACTCCTTGCTGGCGCATCAGGTGTTGTACAGAATACGCGATGCGTTCGGCATAGAGCTGTCCTTGGATGTATTGTTCCAGCAAGATTTCACGGTGGCCTATGTATCGTCGGTCATTGACCAGCATCTGCTGGAGCAGACGGATCTTGAGGAATTGAGGATGATGGCCAAGGAGCTTGAAGGGTTAAGCGAGGAGGAGCTATTGCAGTTGCTCCACGAACATTCCGACCATTAG